From the genome of Eucalyptus grandis isolate ANBG69807.140 chromosome 2, ASM1654582v1, whole genome shotgun sequence, one region includes:
- the LOC120290814 gene encoding wall-associated receptor kinase-like 10: MQFEMRLAEYGILIHILIEIWQRRSKEKNFRRNGGELLKHHRVRIFTEVELAKATNNYDTSNKLGEGGFGSVYMGRIAGDTVFAVKKPKDVHKSLIKGDFQHELEIVMQINHKNVVKLHGICLETRIPLLVYEYISNGTLFQHIHQNASTIMNSWKKRLGIATEVALALEYMHSCAEPPIIHGDIKSVNILLDQNYSVKVSDFGTSVLISPERSHVLANEIQGTLGYIDPEYLTTGLITIKSDVYSFGVVLVELLTGKKPTSFITKSGESINIIHYFISSMKDKTLSDVINFEDASEDEIERIEMVAEIAVKCLDQNSARRPAMREVAEQLARINRELDGSIVEENKEETETEVDEENLYSHTTSTTSKMSQHGTSGSLF; the protein is encoded by the coding sequence gaggagaagcaaagagaaaaacTTTAGACGAAATGGAGGAGAGCTCTTGAAACACCATAGAGTTCGAATCTTTACAGAGGTAGAGCTGGCAAAAGCAACCAACAACTATGATACTAGCAATAAGTTGGGTGAGGGTGGTTTTGGTTCCGTCTATATGGGGAGAATAGCAGGGGATACCGTGTTCGCGGTCAAGAAGCCTAAAGACGTGCACAAGTCTCTAATAAAAGGGGATTTCCAGCATGAACTTGAAATTGTGATGCAAATAAACCACAAAAACGTGGTGAAGCTCCATGGCATATGTTTGGAGACTAGAATACCATTGTTGGTTTATGAATACATTTCGAACGGTACCCTCTTCCAACACATCCATCAGAATGCGTCAACCATTATGAATTCATGGAAGAAGCGGCTCGGAATTGCCACTGAAGTAGCTCTTGCACTCGAGTATATGCATTCCTGCGCAGAACCCCCAATCATTCACGGTGATATCAAGTCGGTGAACATACTTCTGGATCAAAATTACTCGGTAAAAGTATCTGATTTTGGAACTTCCGTACTTATATCACCAGAGCGTAGTCATGTCTTAGCCAATGAAATACAAGGCACGCTCGGCTACATCGATCCAGAATATTTAACCACTGGTTTGATAACAATTAAGAGTGAtgtatatagctttggagttgtcctCGTGGAGTTGCTCACGGGAAAGAAGCCAACAAGTTTCATTACTAAGTCCGGAGAGTCGATCAATATTATCCATTATTTCATATCTTCCATGAAGGATAAGACACTCTCCGATGTCATAAACTTTGAGGACGCTAGTGAAGATGAAATAGAGAGAATAGAAATGGTCGCTGAGATTGCAGTGAAGTGCTTGGATCAAAATAGTGCAAGAAGGCCGGCAATGAGGGAAGTGGCTGAGCAACTCGCCAGGATTAATCGTGAGCTCGATGGCTCAATAgttgaagaaaacaaagaagagacCGAAACGGAGGTGGATGAAGAAAACCTATACTCCCATACGACTTCAACTACTTCTAAGATGAGCCAGCATGGGACGTCGGGCTCTCTTTTCTGA